One Cryptomeria japonica chromosome 9, Sugi_1.0, whole genome shotgun sequence genomic window carries:
- the LOC131029789 gene encoding predicted GPI-anchored protein 58, with translation MAPPAKQSATPIAKKANVTEASCSISITEATPLDMVPPVQEIADEPSPAPKTRKPTPKKRKSTKKASTKATPTKTPSPAHDSPALVNPSAEEAPIPQKPIPQGENPQEPAKEVAQTKEKTLKPSKHSRKLSKGESSAQVEQPPA, from the exons ATGGCACCCCCTGCTAAGCAATCTGCTACCCCTATTGCCAAGAAAGCCAATGTAACTGAGGCAAGCTGCTCAATTTCCATCACTGAGGCTACACCTCTAGATATGGTTCCCCCTGTGCAAGAAATTGCAG ATGAGCCCTCTCCCGCTCCTaaaacaaggaagcccactccaaaGAAGAGGAAGAGCACCAAGAAGGCTTCAACCAAAGCCACACCTACTAAAACCCCATCCCCTGCACATGATTCTCCTGCTCTAGTTAATCCCTCTGCTGAGGAAGCTCCAATTCCTCAAAAGCCAATCCCACAAGGAGAAAACCCTCAGGAGCCAGCCAAAGAGGTTGCTCAAACAAAAGAAAAGACCCTCAAGCCTTCAAAGCACTCTAGGAAGCTGTCCAAAGGAGAGTCATCAGCTCAAGTGGAGCAACCACCAGCATAA